The Tautonia plasticadhaerens nucleotide sequence TGCTGGGCTGGATCGGCGGCCCGCCGATGCAGGCGTTCTACCAGGATTTCCTGGCCGCCCGCAGCGACGCCATCTTCCGCCAATTCCAGATCTGGCAGCTGGTCACCTACGCCTTCGTCCACTTCGAGCTGTTCCACATCCTCTGGAACATGCTCTTCCTCTGGTTCGTCGGCCGGGAGCTGGAGGGGATTTACGGCCCCCGGGAATTCCTCCGGATGTACCTGACCGCCGCGGTGGTGGCCGGCCTCTGCTGGGCGGTCCTCGACCAGGCCAAGGGGGGCGGCCAGGTGCCGATGCTGGGCGCCTCCGGGGCGGTGGCCGCCGCGCTGTTCATCTACGTCCTGTACTACCCGCACCGCGAGATCCTGCTCTTCTTCATCCTGCCGGTGCCGATGTGGCTCTTCGCCATCATCTTCTTCGGCCGGGACCTGCTCGGGCTGCTTCAGAGCTTCCAGGGCCTCGACACCCGCCCGGTCGCCTTCGCCGCGCACCTGAGCGGGGCCGGCTACGGGCTCCTGTACAAGACCTACGACCTGCGATGGTCCCGGCTGCTCGCCGGCTGGGGGCGTGGCCGCCGCCCGAGGCTCCGCGTGTTCTCCCCCGAGCCCCGGCCCCGGAGGCCCTCCCGGACCGGGGCGGCCGCCCCGGCCCGGTCCGAGGCCGGCGCCCGGCCCACCCCCTCGGGGATCTTCCCCGACGAGCACCTCGACGCCAGGCTCGACGAGATCCTCGCCAAGATCGCCCGGGAGGGCCGTTCCGGGCTGACCGAGGAGGAGAACCGGATCCTCCAGGAGGCCAGCGAGCGGGCCCGCAACCGCCGGGGCGGACGACTCCGATGAGCCACCCCGGCCCGACTTCCCCCTCGCCCCTGGTCCGGGACGCCCGCCCCGCCGACCGACAGGTGATCGTCGCCCACAACCTCGCCCTGGCCCGGGAGACGGAGTCGAAGGAGTTGGACCCCTGCGTACTGACGCTGGGGGTCGAGCGGGCCCTGGACGAGCCGGATCGCCTCCGCTACTGGGTCGCCGAGGTCGACGGCCGGGTCGTCGGCCAGTCGGCCGTCAGCCGGGAGTGGAGCGACTGGCGGTGCGGCTGGATCTGGTGGTTCCAGTCGGTCTACGTCGTCCCGGAGGCCCGGGGCCTCGGCGTCTTCCGGGCGCTCCACCGCCACATCCGGGACGTGGCCCGGTCGTCGACCGAGGTGATCGGGCTCCGCCTCTACGTCGAGCGGGAGAACCACCGGGCCCAGTCCACCTACCGGGCCCTCGGCATGCAGCCCGGCGGCTACCTGGTCTATGAGGAGTTCTGGCCCGACCGGGGGGGGCCACCCCGGGCGTGATCGGCCCGACCGATCGGGTCGTCAGTCCCGGCCGTGGCTGAGGGCGGCCCAGCGGTGGAGCAGATCCCGGGCCTTCCCGGAGTCGATCGCCTCGGCCGCCTTCGACGCCCCCTCGGCCGGCCCCCCCGCCAGCCCGGCGACGACCAGGGCCGACGCGGCGTTGGCGAGGATGACGTGGCGGGCGGGGCCGACCTCGCAGTCGAGGGCCCGACGGATGCGGTCGGCGCTGTCGGACGGGTCGGCCACCCGAAGCGCCTCGGCCCGGACTGCGGGGAGCCCGAACTGCTCCGGGAGCCAGGTCCGGGGCTCGACGTAACCGCCCTCGACCCAGAGCACCCGGGTCGGCCCCGAGAGGCCGACCTCATCCAGCCCCTCCGGCCCGGTCACGACCGCCGCCCGCGTCACCCCCAGCCGGGCCAGCGCCGAGGCCATCAGCCCGGCGAGCCGGTCGTTCGGCACCCCGACGAGCTGGAATTCCGGCCGGGTCGGATTGGCCAGCGGGCCGACCAGGTTGAACAGGGTCCGGAAGGGCAGTTGCCTGCGGACCCCCGCCGCGTGCCGCAGGGCCGGATGGAAGCTGGGGGCGAAGAGGAAGGCGATGCCCAGCTCCTCCAGGCATCGCGTCAGCACCTCGGGCCCGGGGTCGATCGCCACCCCGAGGCGTTCGAGCACGTCCGAGCTGCCCGAGACCCCCGAGGCCGACCGATTCCCGTGCTTCGCCACCACCGCACCGGCGGCCGCCGAGACGATCGCCGCCGCCGTCGAGACGTTGACCGAGGCGGCCCCATCCCCCCCGGTCCCGCAGGTGTCGAGGACCGGCCGCCTCGGGGAGTCGAGCGGCCTCATCCGGTCCCGGACCGCCTGGACGGCCCCGGCCAGCTCGTCCTCGGTCTCCCCTTTCACCTTCAGCCCGGCGAGGAAGGCGGCGATGCCGACCTCCGCAGCACGGCCGTCGACGATCTCACCCACCGCGTCCCGGGCCTGTTCGATCGAGAGCGACCCCGACTCGCCGAGGGTCGCCAGGGCGATCGTCAAGGGGCCGCGGTCGGGGAGGGTGCTCGGCACGGCGTCGGGCCTCGGGGCGGGCGGGGCTCGGGAGGGGAGGGCCGGACGGTCGCCGGGCCCTCAAGGGCGGACGAGATAGCCCTCGGGGTTGGTCGATGGGGGAGCGGGGCGGTGACGCGGGGAGGTCAGTTGGTCGAAGTCGGCGACCTGGACCCGGACGGTCACCAGCTCCCCTCCTCGGTTGACCACGAGTTCCACGGCCTCGCCGATCGGGGTGGTGGACACCATGTTGATCAGGTGCCAGGTGTTGTTCACCGGGGTCTCATTGAAACGGACGATCACGTCTCCCTGCTGGATCCCGCTCTGCTTGGCCGGCGAGTCCTCGGCGACGGCCGAGATGCGAGTCCCCCGGGGTCGATCCAGTCCGAACCGCTCGTAGTCCTCCGGGAAGACATCCTGCAACGAGATGCCGATCGCCCCCCGGCGCACCTTGCCGGTGTTGATTAGCTGCTCCATCGCCCAGCGGGCGAGGTTGATCGGGATGCTGTAACCCACCCCCTCGTTGCCGCCGCCGTGGGAGGCGATGGCCGTGTTGATGCCGACCACCTCGCCCCGAAGGTTGACCAGCGGGCCCCCCGAGTTGCCGGGGTTGATGGCCGCGTCCGTCTGCAGGAAGTCCTGATTCTGGACGCCGCTGTCGTAGAGGTCTCGCTCCTGACGACCCCGGGCGCTGATGATCCCCTGGCTGACCGAGTGGGTCAGCCCGAACGGGCTGCCGACGGCCAGCACCCAGGTGCCGGGCAGCGCCTCGTCGCTGTCCCCGAGCCGGGCGACCGGGAGGTCATCGACCGGCAACTCCAGGACGGCCACGTCCGAGTCCTCGTCCCGATGGATCGCCTGGGGGCGGATCAGTCGGCCGTCGTGGAGGTTGATGTGGATGTCGGCCGGGTCGGCGCCGCTGATCACGTGGTTGTTCGTCAACACGAACAGCCCGGGGCGGGAGTCCGATCGGACGATCACCCCCGATCCGCTCTCTTCGTAGGTCCGACGGGTCCGACCTTCCTCCGTCACGTCCTTCTTCAACGCGACGATGTGGACCACGGCCCGGGAGACGACCTTGGAGACCAGCTCGAAGGTCCGGTTGACTTGATAGAACTGCTCATACTGCCGGGAGAGGCTCTGGTAGATCGCCTCCTCCGAATGCTCCAGCCCCTCGACCCCCTCGGCGGTGCCCGCCTCTCCTTCCCCGGCGCGAGCCGGCCCGGCCGAGAGCGAGGCGGGCCGATTCGCGGCCAGGCCGAGGCCGAAACCGGCCGCGAGCATCAGCAGGAAGGCCGAGGCGCTGGCGAATCGGGGCATGATCGGACGACTCCTCGGTCGACGAGGACGATCGGGGCGGACGATGCCCGAAGCAGGGGAGGGCATGGGCGGGATCCGTCCCCCCGTTCCCACCCGGGCCGCGTCGGTTCACGCAGTAGTATATCCCGCGCGGCGCGGCGGAGTCAAAGCAGCGAAGTCGGGGGGACATCCGAACCCTGTCGGTCCCGGCCCTCGGGACGAAAAACGGGCGTCACGCCGGGGTTGCGGCGTCACGCCCGAATCCTGGTCCGACGCCGGCCGGGGCGGCCGGCCCGCGGGGGCGGGTCAGCGGCCCGACTCGCTCATGTCCATCTCATAGTCGCTGAGGTTGATGTGACGATCCCCCTCGTCGAAGTGGCGATCGGAGATGTCGGCCCAGCGATAATCGATGGCGCGGCTCATCCCGCTGTGGCCCATCCGCTCCTGCTCCCGCTGGCAGTCGATGCAGGAACTGGTGTAGGGCAGGGCGTTGAGCCGGGCGACGGCGATCTTGCCGTTGCAGAACTCGCACTGGCCGTAATTCCCCTCGCCCATGCGGTGCAGGGCGTGCTCGATCTGGGCCAGCTCCCTGCTCTCGATCTCGGCAATCTGGGAACTGATCTCCTCATTAGCCGAATCCACGGCCGCGTCGACCGAGTCGCCGACGTCATTCATCGCCCGGAGCGCGTTGAGGGAGTCGAGGTCGCCCGCCAAGGCTTTCCGCAAGGCGTCGCGACGGACGACCAATCGCGAATGGAGTCGAAGCAGCGCGTCTTTACGGGCCATGACACACCTCCAGATGTTCGTCGCGAGCGGGCGGAACGATCCGCGGTTGCCTCGCCGAGACCGGTCAGGGGTTTAGACAGAGGATCGGTCGAGTTCGTTTCGTTCGATGGTGGCTCGACCCGGCGGTCCCCGACCCCCGGGGTCGGCCGGATCGACCGGGGTCTCCCCAGACGAACGGCCCGATGATGCTTGAGGTGACGTTCCGCAATCCGGCGGCGAAGCCTAGCACATTCTGCGGCCCGGGCAAGCAGCCCGATGCGACTCGTCACCACCCGCTGGGAATACTACGTCGAGGCGGGACGAAGGTTTGTCGGTTTCCCCGAAAAACTTCGAACCCGGGGGGGACTCACCCCCGTCGGGATGGGGGCATCCCGTGGAATCCGGCTGAAGCGTCCCGACGGTCTCCTGTATGTCGCAAGTAGGGTGCCACCGGCGACAGGGGAGGGGAAGATCGGGAGGGATCTCGTTGCGGGGGGCCGACCGGTCCGCCTGGCGGCGTCCCGATCGGAGGCCTGGCAGGGAGAGCCCGATTAACTTATCGAAATGACGAGGGCCTGGCGAGGGGGTACTGGGGAAAAATTTTCAAGCCCAAAACCGGGGGCCCACCGGCGGAGGGCCGTCGCCCCGAACCCCGGGGGCGGAGATTCGCTATCTCAGGAAGAACTGGTCGTCGACCACCGCCGGGCCGCTGCGGCCCGTGGATCGGCGGAAGTTGATGTACTGACGGGTCCCGGAGGGCCCGTCGAAGATCCACTGCTCGATGGATTCCCCCTGCGAGGCCGACCGGGCGTACGACCTCGGCGTGCCGAGTTGCTCCTGGACCTGCTCCCGGGTCTGACCCTTCAGGTCCTGGGCCGGGGGAGGCGGGGGTGGGGTCAGCAGCGTGGCCAGCAGGATCGGATGGGGCGGCGGGGGATCAATGGGCCGGAGGGCGGCGGCCTCGATCGGCCTCCACCCGAGGGCGTCGAGGGCCTCGACGTGGGTGATCGTCACGCCGCTCTCGGGCTGGAGCTGGATCCGGTAGCCGCCCTCCTCCGACCAGATCGCCTCCAGCCGGGCGCCGAACTGGAGCCGGGCGCCGACCTCGGGGCTCCCGGACTCGAAGAGGCGGAAGCCCTCGAAGTCGATCCGGGCGACCCGGGGGCTGGTGGCCGTCCGGTTCAGGACCCGGTAGTTGATCTCGAACCGGCCCGAGGCGGCGGGGGTCCCGGTGACCTCGGCCGAGAGCAGGATCGAGCGCCCCCGGTAGAACCGGTCGAAGGTGGACTGCCACCGGGACTCGTCGACGGTCCGGGCCCGCTCGTCGAGGATCGCCTCCAGGCGGTCGGGGATCAGGTCGACGAAGATGGCCGCCTCCCGCGCCGCCTGGCGGACCTCCTCCGCGCCGCCGATCTGCCCGCCCAGGGCCTCGACCGCCTCGGCCGCCCGGGAGAGCAGGCGATGGGCGAGGTCGAAGTCGCCGTCTTCGAGGGCGGGGATCCCCTCGTCCCTGCCCCGCTGGACCATCGTCGGGTAGTCCCGACGGGCGTTCCGGTAGATCGAGAATGCCGCCGTCCCGAGCACGACCACGACCATCGCCAGTCCGACCAGCATCGGCCGGTTCCGCCGCACCCGGTCCCGCAGGCTCGGGCGGTCCGGCACGAGGATCCGACGGCCGCCGGGCCGGGCCGGTCGGGGGCCCTGGGGCGTCGGCCGGGGAGGCGACGGCCGGCCCCGATCCCCGGCCGGGGCCGGGGCCGGCCGCCTCGGCCGGGTCGTCGGCGACGTCGGGGGGCGTCGGGGAGGCTCGGGGACCTCTTCCCCCTCGGGCAGCTCGGAGACGGCGGCCTCGACCGGGTCGAAGGCCGGGGTCGGCTGCTCGCCGGGGAGCCCGGCCCCCGGCTCGACCGGCTCCAGCCACTCGACCTCCCCCTCGTCGATCGCCCCCTCGGGGACGTGGTCGGCCAGCGGGATCGGCGCGTCGTCCGAGGGGCCGCCCGCCCCGACCGCCGCCTCGTCGGCCCGGGTCGCCGGGGCGGGGGGCATGGGCAGCGGGCTCTGGGGGAGGACGAAGACGCCGGCGCCGCAGTCGGGGCACCGGAGGGCCTGGTACCCCTCGGTCCTCCGGCCCCGGATGACGTGCCCCTCCGGGCAGCTCACGCGGAACGCCTGCGGCTCGACCGGCTCGGCCGGCCCCAGCCCCTTCACGAACTTCTTCGCCTTGCCGAACAATCCCAACGGGCCGCCTCCCCGATGCCCCGACCCGGGCTCGCCTCGACCGGGGCGGCCGACCGAGTCGAGTCGACCCGCACCCCCTGCCCTCCCGACACCCGTATTCTAGCCGAGCCGACTCCCCCGGGGGCAACGCCGGCTGCGATCCCGTCCCGGGGCCGATCCGGTCACCCCGATCCCCCAGGGTCACCGGTCCCCGCGATGGCCTGGCGGTGGTTGGGGCCCTGCGTGATTCGCCCGGGGTCCGGCGCCGTTGGGTTCATTTTCCCCCCGCGAACGCCCCCGACGCCCGGCCTGGGGCCCGTGTTCGTGCCGGCCGGTGCGCCGGACGATCGGCGGCCGGTGCGCCCCGGTGCGCCACCACGATAATGATGATTTCTGTTTTAAAACAAGGACTTGCGCCGATTCAATCGGGTTCGCTCCGTCGGACGTGCCCCGCCCGATTGGCTTCGCTCCGCGCGGCCAACGCTGGGCCGGTTGGGTTCGTTTTTCACGGCGACCCGAGGATGTCCCGGAGGGAATCCCCTCCCGCTCGACACACCGATTCGGTGCGCGGTGGGCACGGGCTCGGCCTCGATCCCTGTCCCAAGCGGCTTGCCAAAGAGGCGTACTGAGGTCCGAGACCCCGACGCGAGGCGAAGGGGGCGTTCCCCAGGGCGTTCGACCGCCGATGGAGTCGTCCTCCCCTTCTCTATCATCGAGAATCAAGGGGACGGCACTCACAGGAAATGGGACGGGACGCGGAGGGCGGGCGGGTCATGCTCAGAGACTCCCCGGCCCCCGGCCGGACGGGATCGATCATGCTCCCTCCCCAGGGCGCTTCGAGATCGAGGCGGGCGTGTCGCTCGGCCGCCCGCCGCTCGGGCCCGATTCCGACCGACTCGTCGCCGAGGCCGAGGCGGGGCGATCATCCGCGTCCGCGCCCGCGTCGGAGTCGGCCGGGGGGCTCAGCCTCCGGCTCCGGTTCCGGCTCCGAGAGGCCGAGGGCCTGCCTGGCCTCCTGGAGGCGGGAGAAGGCGACGGTGAAGCCTTTCGAGGGGCCCAGGCGGTAGGGACCCTCGCCGAGGGCGTTGAGCCGGATCACCGCGTCCTTGACCTCCCGGTCGGCCTCCAGATCCCGGTATCGCAGCGCGAGCGGTTCCATGAGGCCGGAGAGGCGCTCGACGCTCATCCGGCAGGAGGACCGCTGCCGGGTGAATTCCTCCTCGATCCGCTTGCGGTCCTGCGGCTTCGGCAATCGGGATCGGGCCTGCTTGATCTCCCCGACGAGTCGATCGATCGTCGTCCGGTTCGCCTTGAACTGGTTCTGGAGCGTCTTGTAGGCGTTCCGATCCGCCGCGTTCCATCGCCGGATGGGGGTGGTCCCGTACTTCCGCTCCAGCGACTGGGCGTTGGCCTTGAGGTCGGCGTTCGCCCGTTGCAGCTCTCCGATCCGGGAGTTGGCCTGGTCGATGGCGGCCTCGTCCCCGAGGATCGCGGCGTGCTCGGCGTGCGCCCCGAGGAAAGACGCGACCTCCTCCTCGGCCTCCCGGTACGCCCGGACCGCGTCCCCCTCGTCGAGGAGGAACTCGCGCCCGACGAAGGTCAGCCCCCGCTCGGAGAGGAGTGCCCTCAGGGCCTCGGGCGTCTCCTCATCTCCCGAGACCGGGGCGGCGGCCCCGACGAGTTGCACCGTCATCGCCAGGCCAATCGGGGCCAGCGTCATCCGGATCGCGCCCATGGGATGCACTCCCGCACGTTCATCGAGGCGTCAGGGCACACGAGACGGACGACATAGCATGAGGTGCGCGGCCCGTTATGACCAGACGCTCCTGTCCAGCGACCGATACCCGACCGCCTCGGCCACCTGGTGGGGCTCGATGTCGGCGGTGCCCTCGAGGTCGGCCAGGGTCCGGGCGACGCGGAGCACCTTGTCGTGGGCCCGGGCGGAGAGGCCGAGTTCCTCCATGGCGCCCTTGAGCAGGGCGGAGGACTCGGGCTTCAGGACGCAGTGCTTGCGGACCTGGCGGGGGGTCATCCGGCCGTTGACGCCGGGGGGGCCGCCGTCGAAGCGGTCGAGCTGGCGGGCCCGGGCGCGGAGGACCTCTTCGAGGATCGTCGAGGAGGTGGGGCCGGGCGGGGCCTCGGCGAGCTGGGTGAAGGGGACGGCGGGGACGTGGATGTGCAGGTCGATGCGGTCCAGCAACGGGCCGCTGATCTTGCCGAGGTAGCGTTCCACCTGGGGGGGGGAGCAGTTGCAGGCCTTGCGGGGGTCCCCCCGGTAGCCGCAGGGGCAGGGGTTCATGGCGGCGACGAGCACGAACTCGGCGGGGAAGGTGACGCTCCGCAGGGCCCGGCTGATGGTGACCCGGCCCTCCTCCAGCGGCTGGCGGAGGACCTCCAGGGTCTTGCGGTTGAACTCGGGGAGCTCGTCCAGGAAGAGGATCCCCTTGTGGGCGAGGCTGATCTCGCCGGGCTGGGGGGTGCTGCCGCCGCCGACCAGGCCCGCGTCGCTGACGGAGTGGTGCGGGGAGCGGAAGGGGCGGACGCCCAGCAGCGGCTGGGCGCCGAGCAGGCCCATCGCGCTGTAGATGCGGGTCGTCTCCAGGCTCTCGGCGGGGGAGAGCGGGGGCATGATCGTCGGCAGCCGGCGGGCGAGCAGCGTCTTGCCGGTGCCGGGGGGGCCGATCATCAGCAGGTTGTGGCAGCCCGAGGCGGCGACGAGCAGGGCGCGCTTGGCGGCGTCCTGGCCCTTCACGTCGGAGAAGTCCTCCTCGTAGTGGGCGAGGCGGCGGAAGACGACATCGAGGTCGATGGCGGTGGGCTCGGCGTCGAGCATGCCGGAGAGCAGGCCGACGGCCTCGGCCAGGCTGCCGACCGGGTAGACGTCCAGCCCCTGCACCACGGCGGCCTCGGCGGCGTTGCTCGAGGGCAGGAGCAAGGCGCGTCGGCCCTCGGCCCGGGCCTTCAACGCGATGGAGAGCGCCCCCTTGATGGGACGGGTCTCGCCGGTGAGCGCCAGCTCGCCGATGACGGCGAAGTCGGCGGCGCGTTCGAGGGCGACCTGGCCGGAGCCGAGCAGCAGGCCCAGCGCGATGGGCAGGTCGAACCCCCCGGCGTCCTTCTTGAGATCGGCGGGTGCAAGGTTTATCACAATCCGATCGGATGGTCGCCGGTAGCCCGAATTGACCAGGGCGCGTTCGACACGGTGGGTGCTCTCCCGGACGGCGGCCTCGGCGAGGCCGACGAGCACGGTCTTGGGCACGCCGGAGGCCGAGACGTCGACCTCGACCTCGACCGGCTCGGCCTCGATGCCGATCAGCGTGTAGGAGGCGAGCTTGGCGAGCACGAAGGGGCTCCCCTGCGGGGGCGACCGGTCCCCATCGACCGGATTTCGATGGGGGCATGATCGCATCGATCGCCCCGGCGATCAAGGGTTCACCGGCCCGGCCGTCGCCCCGAATCGACTCGGCCGGCGAGGTCGGGGATCCCCGGCATGGCCGGGGCGATCGGGGGGGCCGTCCCGGAACCGGGGGCTGTGCCCGGACCGGCCCGGTCGATGACCGGGGCGCACGGGTTTTGCTATCATCTGGGGCCTGCAACGGCAATCGCGCCGCGATCCGAACCGCCGAGGCCCCGCCGATGCCCTGGATCCCGCACGTGATGATCCTCGACGACGACCCGAGGGTCCTGGAGTCGCTCGTCCCCGGGTTCGTCCAGGAGCTGGGGCGGGCGCTCTCGCAGAGCCGGGAGGTCGCCGGAGCGCTGCGCCGGGGGGCGGCGAAGGACGACGCGAGGGGGCCGGTGCGGATCAAGGTCACCGCCCACGGCTTCGAGAGCAACCGCCTGGAGGCCTATCGCTACCGGGCCCCCTTCGAGGCCCACCTGCACCTGGTCCGGGAGCGGGGGGGGACGTTCGACCTGGCGAGGAAGCTGCTGAACCAGCAGGCCTTCGCGGCCGTCGTCTCCGACCAGCGCTTCTCCGACGACGCCGGGGGCCGGCGGGCCGGGCAGTACTTCGTGGCCGAGGCGTCGCGGGTCCATCCCGAGATCCAGGGGCTGCTCTACTCCGCCTATCCCCGGCCCGAGGACTTCCCCAGCGACCGGTTCATCCGCAAGGGGGCCGGCGGCTCGAACGGGGCCGACGACCTGGCCGAGCAGGTGGTCCGGGCCATGGAGCGTCACCTGGCCGACCACGCCTGCCGGGCCTTCGCGCAGGAATTCGGGGACCGGGGGCTGGTCTACCAGTCGGACGCCTTCGGCGAGGTCGTCGCCCAGCTGTTCGACCTGGCCCGGCTGGTCGGCTCGGGGGACGCCGCGCCCGCCGCCCGGTCGAGGAGGCCCCTGCCCTGCCTGCTGATCGACGGCGAGAGCGGCACCGGCAAGCGGGGCCTGGCCGAGCTGTTCCACGCGGCCTCGGACCGCAGGTCGGCGCCGCTGGTCGTGGCCTCGTGCAGCGAGCTGACCAACGAGACGCTGCTCAGGAGCATCCTGTTCGGCCACAAGCGGGGGGCCTTCACGGATGCGAGGGAGGAGCGCCCGGGCCTGGTCTCCGCGGCGGGCAAGGGGGTGCTGCTGCTGGACGACGTGCATCGGCTCCCGGCGTCGTGCTCGGCGATCCTGCACTCGTTCCTGGAGGACGGCGAGTACGGCAAGCTGGGGGAGGAGGAGGTCCGCCGCCGGGCCGAATGCGCGGTGGTGCTCACCGTGGAGACGGGCCCCTGGCGGGAGCGGAGGCAGTCGGGCGAGCTGCCGGTGGCGTTCCTGGCCCGGGTCGAGCGGCTGCTGGTGATGGTCCCCCCCCTGAGGGCGAGGCCCGACGACATCGAGGCCCAGGCCCGATGGCTGACACGGACCCTCTCGGCCGAGCTGGGGGCGCAGGTGGAGCTGTCCGACGAGGCGGTGGGGCGGCTCCGCATCTTCCCCTTCAGCGAGAGCAACAGCCGGGAGCTGCGCAACGTCATCGAGCGGGCCGTCTACCGCCACTACCGGGAGGCCGACCAGCTCGAATGGGGGCACCTGGAGCCGTTCGTCTCGCCCGCCGACCGGGCCGCCACCGCCCCGGTCCCGTCGGCGCCGCCCTCGAGCCCGGGCCAGGCGGCCTCCCGGGCGACCCCGGCGCAGAACGACTGGCAGCGTCGGCTCCGGGCCCTGGCGGCGAAGATCCTGGCCAAGGGGGCGGACCTCGAACCGGGGCAGGCCGAGGCGGCGACCGACCTGCTGTTCGACGAGACCTTCCCCGCCGCCTGGGAGCCGATCCAGGCGAGCCGGCACGGCAGGGAAGGCAGCCCCCCCCTGCCCTTGCCGCTCTGGGAGGACCTCTGGCGCTGTTTCGCCGTCAGTTGGCTGGGGGGCCCGTCCCCGGCCGAGAAGGAGCTGGGGATCCCGGCCAACACGCTCCGTCAGTGGATCAACGACCGGGAGTCGCGCTGAGCCGGCCGGGGCGGCCGGCCCGGGTTCAGCCGGCGTGTTCGAGGCGGTCGTCGCGGGAGGCCGGCACCCGCATCGGCCGGTGAGGTCCCCGAGGGGCGGTGGGGGCGGGGGCGACCAGCCGGGCGATCGTCTCGGCGGCCCGGTCGGTGGCGCCGGGGGCGGCGAATCGGTCCCGCAGCGCGGCCAGCTCGTCCGAGACCCGGCGTCGCTCGGCCTCGTCCCCCAGCCAGTCGGTCGCGTGGCGGGCCATCTCGGCGGAGGCGTCGCCGGAGGTGGCGTACTCGGGCATCAGCTCCCGGCCGGCCAGCAGGTTGACGAGGGTGATGTAGCGGACCTGGAGCATCTTCCTCGCCAGCCGGAGGTGGGCGGCCCCCATCTTGTAGACGATCACCGTCGGCA carries:
- a CDS encoding YifB family Mg chelatase-like AAA ATPase, which encodes MLAKLASYTLIGIEAEPVEVEVDVSASGVPKTVLVGLAEAAVRESTHRVERALVNSGYRRPSDRIVINLAPADLKKDAGGFDLPIALGLLLGSGQVALERAADFAVIGELALTGETRPIKGALSIALKARAEGRRALLLPSSNAAEAAVVQGLDVYPVGSLAEAVGLLSGMLDAEPTAIDLDVVFRRLAHYEEDFSDVKGQDAAKRALLVAASGCHNLLMIGPPGTGKTLLARRLPTIMPPLSPAESLETTRIYSAMGLLGAQPLLGVRPFRSPHHSVSDAGLVGGGSTPQPGEISLAHKGILFLDELPEFNRKTLEVLRQPLEEGRVTISRALRSVTFPAEFVLVAAMNPCPCGYRGDPRKACNCSPPQVERYLGKISGPLLDRIDLHIHVPAVPFTQLAEAPPGPTSSTILEEVLRARARQLDRFDGGPPGVNGRMTPRQVRKHCVLKPESSALLKGAMEELGLSARAHDKVLRVARTLADLEGTADIEPHQVAEAVGYRSLDRSVWS
- a CDS encoding sigma-54-dependent transcriptional regulator; translation: MPWIPHVMILDDDPRVLESLVPGFVQELGRALSQSREVAGALRRGAAKDDARGPVRIKVTAHGFESNRLEAYRYRAPFEAHLHLVRERGGTFDLARKLLNQQAFAAVVSDQRFSDDAGGRRAGQYFVAEASRVHPEIQGLLYSAYPRPEDFPSDRFIRKGAGGSNGADDLAEQVVRAMERHLADHACRAFAQEFGDRGLVYQSDAFGEVVAQLFDLARLVGSGDAAPAARSRRPLPCLLIDGESGTGKRGLAELFHAASDRRSAPLVVASCSELTNETLLRSILFGHKRGAFTDAREERPGLVSAAGKGVLLLDDVHRLPASCSAILHSFLEDGEYGKLGEEEVRRRAECAVVLTVETGPWRERRQSGELPVAFLARVERLLVMVPPLRARPDDIEAQARWLTRTLSAELGAQVELSDEAVGRLRIFPFSESNSRELRNVIERAVYRHYREADQLEWGHLEPFVSPADRAATAPVPSAPPSSPGQAASRATPAQNDWQRRLRALAAKILAKGADLEPGQAEAATDLLFDETFPAAWEPIQASRHGREGSPPLPLPLWEDLWRCFAVSWLGGPSPAEKELGIPANTLRQWINDRESR
- the trpD gene encoding anthranilate phosphoribosyltransferase, coding for MPSTLPDRGPLTIALATLGESGSLSIEQARDAVGEIVDGRAAEVGIAAFLAGLKVKGETEDELAGAVQAVRDRMRPLDSPRRPVLDTCGTGGDGAASVNVSTAAAIVSAAAGAVVAKHGNRSASGVSGSSDVLERLGVAIDPGPEVLTRCLEELGIAFLFAPSFHPALRHAAGVRRQLPFRTLFNLVGPLANPTRPEFQLVGVPNDRLAGLMASALARLGVTRAAVVTGPEGLDEVGLSGPTRVLWVEGGYVEPRTWLPEQFGLPAVRAEALRVADPSDSADRIRRALDCEVGPARHVILANAASALVVAGLAGGPAEGASKAAEAIDSGKARDLLHRWAALSHGRD
- a CDS encoding rhomboid family intramembrane serine protease yields the protein MGIYDRDYIQDQPGGFGALFAGGSAVKTLILINVAVFLLGWIGGPPMQAFYQDFLAARSDAIFRQFQIWQLVTYAFVHFELFHILWNMLFLWFVGRELEGIYGPREFLRMYLTAAVVAGLCWAVLDQAKGGGQVPMLGASGAVAAALFIYVLYYPHREILLFFILPVPMWLFAIIFFGRDLLGLLQSFQGLDTRPVAFAAHLSGAGYGLLYKTYDLRWSRLLAGWGRGRRPRLRVFSPEPRPRRPSRTGAAAPARSEAGARPTPSGIFPDEHLDARLDEILAKIAREGRSGLTEEENRILQEASERARNRRGGRLR
- a CDS encoding S1C family serine protease; protein product: MPRFASASAFLLMLAAGFGLGLAANRPASLSAGPARAGEGEAGTAEGVEGLEHSEEAIYQSLSRQYEQFYQVNRTFELVSKVVSRAVVHIVALKKDVTEEGRTRRTYEESGSGVIVRSDSRPGLFVLTNNHVISGADPADIHINLHDGRLIRPQAIHRDEDSDVAVLELPVDDLPVARLGDSDEALPGTWVLAVGSPFGLTHSVSQGIISARGRQERDLYDSGVQNQDFLQTDAAINPGNSGGPLVNLRGEVVGINTAIASHGGGNEGVGYSIPINLARWAMEQLINTGKVRRGAIGISLQDVFPEDYERFGLDRPRGTRISAVAEDSPAKQSGIQQGDVIVRFNETPVNNTWHLINMVSTTPIGEAVELVVNRGGELVTVRVQVADFDQLTSPRHRPAPPSTNPEGYLVRP
- a CDS encoding TraR/DksA family transcriptional regulator, with the protein product MARKDALLRLHSRLVVRRDALRKALAGDLDSLNALRAMNDVGDSVDAAVDSANEEISSQIAEIESRELAQIEHALHRMGEGNYGQCEFCNGKIAVARLNALPYTSSCIDCQREQERMGHSGMSRAIDYRWADISDRHFDEGDRHINLSDYEMDMSESGR
- a CDS encoding GNAT family N-acetyltransferase — translated: MSHPGPTSPSPLVRDARPADRQVIVAHNLALARETESKELDPCVLTLGVERALDEPDRLRYWVAEVDGRVVGQSAVSREWSDWRCGWIWWFQSVYVVPEARGLGVFRALHRHIRDVARSSTEVIGLRLYVERENHRAQSTYRALGMQPGGYLVYEEFWPDRGGPPRA